From a region of the Arachis ipaensis cultivar K30076 chromosome B09, Araip1.1, whole genome shotgun sequence genome:
- the LOC107616467 gene encoding COBRA-like protein 4, giving the protein MTWNVTCTYSQFLARKNPACCVYLSSFYNETITPCPSCACGCQNKRNCVKSDSKILSMVGVHTPQKDNEPLMQCTHHMCPIRVHWHVKQNYKDYWRVKIAITNFNYRMNYSLWTLAIQHPNLNNVTQVFSFDYKPILPYASINDTGMFFGMKRAIINHGFKFEGNFLYISWITHVGH; this is encoded by the exons A TGACATGGAATGTTACCTGCACATACTCACAATTTCTAGCAAGAAAGAACCCTGCTTGTTGTGTATATTTGTCATCCTTCTACAATGAAACTATTACCCCTTGTCCCTCTTGTGCATGTGGCTGCCAGAACAAAAGGAATTGTGTCAA GAGTGACTCTAAAATTCTGAGCATGGTTGGTGTTCACACTCCACAGAAAGACAATGAACCATTGATGCAGTGCACTCATCACATGTGTCCAATAAGGGTGCATTGGCATGTGAAGCAAAACTATAAGGACTATTGGCGAGTCAAGATTGCCATAACAAATTTCAATTACAGGATGAACTATTCCCTCTGGACTCTTGCAATTCAGCATCCAAATCTCAACAATGTCACACAAGTTTTTAGCTTTGATTACAAGCCTATACTTCCCTATGCTTCCATAA ATGACACTGGCATGTTTTTTGGCATGAAGAGAGCCATCATCAATCATGGCTTTAAGTTTGAAGGAAACTTTCTATATATCTCATGGATCACCCATGTTGGCCATTGA